A single Oncorhynchus tshawytscha isolate Ot180627B linkage group LG01, Otsh_v2.0, whole genome shotgun sequence DNA region contains:
- the LOC112240708 gene encoding UDP-N-acetylglucosamine transporter isoform X1 encodes MVSSRLKYLSLWVLVFQTTFLVLAMRYSRTLQGDGPRYLASSAVVVAELMKIITCVLLIFKEHSYNVRALNSILRQEITHKPKETLKLAIPSGIYTLQNNLLYVALSNLDAATYQVTYQLKILTTALFSVSMLGRRLGVYQWLSLLILMAGVALVQWPSESLGAPEKEQMSDGSQFVGVVAVLVACCSSGFAGVYFEKILKETKQSVWIRNIQLGMFGLVFGLMGMFAYDGERVRESGMFKGYNTITWTVVALQALGGLVIAAVIKYADNILKGFATSLSIILSTLISYFWLEDFEPTSVFFLGAVLVIVATFLYGYEDKPSPNPSRA; translated from the exons ATGGTGTCGTCCAGGCTGAAGTACCTGTCTCTGTGGGTGCTGGTGTTCCAGACCACCTTCCTGGTGCTGGCCATGCGCTACTCCCGCACACTACAGGGGGATGGCCCCCGCTACCTGGCCTCCTCTGCTGTGGTGGTGGCTGAGCTCATGAAGATCATCACCTGTGTGCTGCTCATATTCAAGGAGCACA GCTACAATGTTCGGGCTCTGAACAGTATTCTGAGGCAAGAGATCACTCACAAGCCGAAAGAGACCCTGAAGCTGGCCATTCCTTCTGGGATCTACACCCTACAGAACAACCTGCTCTATGTGGCTCTGTCCAACCTGGACGCTGCCACCTACCAG gtgacGTACCAGCTGAAGATCCTCACCACAGCCCTGTTCTCAGTGTCCATGCTGGGCCGGAGGCTGGGTGTGTACCAGTGGCTCTCCCTGCTCATCCTCATGGCTGGGGTCGCACTTGTGCAG TGGCCCTCCGAATCCCTCGGGGCCCCTGAGAAGGAGCAGATGTCTGATGGGTCCCAGTTTGTGGGCGTGGTGGCGGTGCTGGTGGCCTGCTGCTCCAGTGGCTTCGCTGGGGTTTATTTTGAGAAGATCCTCAAAGAGACCAAACAGAGCGTCTGGATCCGCAACATCCAACTGG GAATGTTTGGCCTGGTGTTTGGTCTGATGGGGATGTTTGCATACGATGGGGAGAGAGTCCGAGAATCTGGGATGTTCAAGGGATACAACACAATCACCTGGACAGTGGTGGCTCTGCAG GCACTAGGAGGGCTGGTTATAGCAGCTGTCATCAAGTATGCAGACAACATCCTGAAGGGCTTTGCCACGTCACTCTCCATCATCCTGTCAACACTCATATCCTACTTCTGGCTTGAGGACTTTGAACCCACAAG TGTGTTCTTCCTTGGTGCAGTACTTGTCATCGTGGCCACCTTCCTGTATGGCTACGAGGATAAGCCATCCCCCAACCCCAGCCGTGCCTAG
- the LOC112240708 gene encoding UDP-N-acetylglucosamine transporter isoform X2 codes for MVSSRLKYLSLWVLVFQTTFLVLAMRYSRTLQGDGPRYLASSAVVVAELMKIITCVLLIFKEHSYNVRALNSILRQEITHKPKETLKLAIPSGIYTLQNNLLYVALSNLDAATYQVTYQLKILTTALFSVSMLGRRLGVYQWLSLLILMAGVALVQWPSESLGAPEKEQMSDGSQFVGVVAVLVACCSSGFAGVYFEKILKETKQSVWIRNIQLGQHERNVWPGVWSDGDVCIRWGESPRIWDVQGIQHNHLDSGGSAGTRRAGYSSCHQVCRQHPEGLCHVTLHHPVNTHILLLA; via the exons ATGGTGTCGTCCAGGCTGAAGTACCTGTCTCTGTGGGTGCTGGTGTTCCAGACCACCTTCCTGGTGCTGGCCATGCGCTACTCCCGCACACTACAGGGGGATGGCCCCCGCTACCTGGCCTCCTCTGCTGTGGTGGTGGCTGAGCTCATGAAGATCATCACCTGTGTGCTGCTCATATTCAAGGAGCACA GCTACAATGTTCGGGCTCTGAACAGTATTCTGAGGCAAGAGATCACTCACAAGCCGAAAGAGACCCTGAAGCTGGCCATTCCTTCTGGGATCTACACCCTACAGAACAACCTGCTCTATGTGGCTCTGTCCAACCTGGACGCTGCCACCTACCAG gtgacGTACCAGCTGAAGATCCTCACCACAGCCCTGTTCTCAGTGTCCATGCTGGGCCGGAGGCTGGGTGTGTACCAGTGGCTCTCCCTGCTCATCCTCATGGCTGGGGTCGCACTTGTGCAG TGGCCCTCCGAATCCCTCGGGGCCCCTGAGAAGGAGCAGATGTCTGATGGGTCCCAGTTTGTGGGCGTGGTGGCGGTGCTGGTGGCCTGCTGCTCCAGTGGCTTCGCTGGGGTTTATTTTGAGAAGATCCTCAAAGAGACCAAACAGAGCGTCTGGATCCGCAACATCCAACTGGGTCAGCATGAAAG GAATGTTTGGCCTGGTGTTTGGTCTGATGGGGATGTTTGCATACGATGGGGAGAGAGTCCGAGAATCTGGGATGTTCAAGGGATACAACACAATCACCTGGACAGTGGTGGCTCTGCAG GCACTAGGAGGGCTGGTTATAGCAGCTGTCATCAAGTATGCAGACAACATCCTGAAGGGCTTTGCCACGTCACTCTCCATCATCCTGTCAACACTCATATCCTACTTCTGGCTTGA